One genomic region from Strix uralensis isolate ZFMK-TIS-50842 chromosome 5, bStrUra1, whole genome shotgun sequence encodes:
- the SAMM50 gene encoding sorting and assembly machinery component 50 homolog yields the protein MGTVHARSLEPLPTGGPDFGALGEEAELVEVEPEAKQEILENKDVVVQHVHFEGLGRTKDDIIMYEISDVFKAKNLIDVMRKSHEAREKLLRLGIFRQVEVLIDTCQGDDALPNGLDVTFEVTELRRLTGSYNTMVGNNEGSMVLGLKFPNLFGRAEKVTFQFSYGTKETSYGLSFFKPQPGKFERNFSVNLYKVTGQFPWSSLRETDRGISTEFNFPVWKTNHTLKWEGVWRELGCLARTASFSVREESGHSLKSSLSHAMVIDSRNSSILPRRGALLKINQELAGYTGGDVSFLKEDFEFQLNKQLIWDSVVSASLWGGMLVPIGDKPSSIADRFYLGGPTSVRGFSMYSIGPQSEGDYLGGEAYWAGGLHLYTPLPFRPGRGGFGDLFRTHFFLNAGNLCNLNYGDGPRAHLQKLAECIRWSYGAGVVLRLGNIARLELNYCFPMGVQSGDRICDGVQFGAGIRFL from the exons ATGGGCACGGTGCACGCACGG AGTTTGGAGCCTCTGCCAACGGGTGGGCCGGACTTTGGTGCCTTGGGAGAGGAAGCTGAGCTGGTTGAAGTTGAACCTGAGGCCAAGCAGGAAATTCTCGAAAACAAAGAT GTGGTGGTTCAGCACGTGCACTTCGAGGGACTGGGAAGGACCAAAGATGACATTATCATGTATGAAATCTCTGATGTTTTCAAGGCTAAAAATCTCATTGAT GTGATGAGAAAATCGCATGAAGCTCGTGAAAAGCTGCTTCGTCTGGGAATCTTTAGACAGGTCGAGGTTCTGATTGACACCTGTCAAG GAGATGATGCCCTTCCAAACGGTTTAGATGTCACCTTTGAGGTAACAGAATTGAGAAGACTAACTGGAAGCTATAACACTATGGTTGGCAACAATGAAGGCAGTATG GTACTTGGCCTGAAATTCCCAAATCTCTTTGGACGTGCAGAGAAGGTAACCTTCCAGTTCTCCTACGGAACAAAGGAAACTTCATATGGCCTGTCGTTCTTCAAACCACAGCCTGGCAAGTTTGAAAGAAA tttttcagttaaCCTGTATAAAGTAACGGGGCAGTTCCCTTGGAGCTCTCTTCGGGAAACTGATAGAGGAATATCAACAGAATTTAAC TTTCCAGTCTGGAAGACCAATCACACACTGAAGTGGGAGGGTGTGTGGAGAGAGCTTGGCTGCCTTGCTAGAACAGCGTCCTTTTCCGTTCGAGAAGAAAGCGGACACTCTCTTAAATCTTCTCTCTCT CATGCCATGGTAATTGATTCCCGGAACTCCTCAATCTTGCCAAGACGAGGTGCTTTGCTGAAAATTAATCAG GAGCTGGCTGGCTATACAGGCGGGGACGTGAGCTTTCTAAAAGAGGATTTTGAATTTCAGTTGAATAAGCAACTTATCTGGGATTCG GTTGTTTCAGCATCACTTTGGGGTGGAATGCTGGTACCTATTGGAGACAAGCCATCCAGTATAGCTGACAG GTTTTACCTTGGTGGACCAACGAGCGTGCGGGGATTCAGCATGTACAGCATTGGACCCCAGAGCGAAG GTGATTACCTGGGAGGAGAAGCCTACTGGGCTGGAGGCTTGCATCTGTACACCCCTCTGCCTTTCCGGCCGGGCCGCGGAGGCTTTGGAGACCTTTTCCGAACACATTTCTTCCTTAATGCTGGAAACCTCTGCAATCTTAACTATG GCGATGGTCCCAGAGCTCACCTGCAGAAGCTGGCCGAGTGTATCCGCTGGTCTTACGGTGCGGGAGTAGTGCTCCGGCTTGGCAACATCGCTCGATTAGAACTTAACTACTGTTTCCCCATGGGAGTACAGTCTGGTGACAG gaTATGTGACGGTGTTCAGTTTGGAGCAGGAATTAGATTTCTataa